The sequence GGGACCGGCCGCCGGGCAGCGGCTCGGGCCACCGCTCGGCGGGGACACCGTTGGTGGTGATGGTGCCCTCACCGCGTTCCAACATCTCGCGGGCTGCCTCCAGCAGCCGGCGGGCCGGCGGGGTCAACGACTCCTCACACGCCAACGGGATGGACAGGGTCACGGTGAGCACGGGTGCGGCCGTGTTCGCCGGTCGGCGCTGGCCGCCGGGGGGACGACCGGGAACCGCAGGTTGGGACGTATGCCATCCGGCGCGCGACGAGGCGGGGCTGACCGACATGGTCCTCCTTGGCTGGTCCGGGTAAACCCACGGCCCGGGACGCCGCTTCATCGATGCTTCCCGGCCCCTGAGCGAGGGTCAAGGGGCGGCTACGTTGCATGAATGTGACAATTGACGAACACATCGCAGCCGAACCCTCGCTCTGCGTACGAGCCAGATGATTACAGCAGAGTCGCCGGGGCGGCCGGATACGGGGGGTACCCGCTCCGGTTCACATTGGCCGGTCCGGCCCGACGCACCAGCGCGGACGGTCCCCGGGGCGCGCCGCGCCGGCGACCGGTCAGCGGAACCGGTCGACCCGGACCCGGGTCTCGTCGGCCAGCCGGTAGCCGACGCCGTACACGGTGGTCACCAGCGGGGTGTCCGCGCCGAGCTTGGCGCGCAGCCGGCGCACGTGCACGTCCACGGTACGGGCCACGGCGTGCTCGTAGCCCCAGACGCTGCCCAGCAGCTGAAGCCGGGTGAAGACCCGGTGCGGGTGCTCGGCGAGGAAGAGCAGCAGGTCGAACTCGATCCGGGTGAGCGGGATCTCCCGGTCGCCCTGCCGGACCACCCGGGAGCCGGCCAGGATCCGCAGCGTGTCGGGGTGCTGGTCGGCGGGGGCCGGCGCGGGCACGGCCGGGACCGCCCGTACCGGCACCGGTTCGGCCAGCCGGACCACGCCCTCCCCCGCCTCGGCCAGCTCGCCGAGCAGGTCGACCAGGCGGGCCAGCCGGGGCGTCAGCGGCGCGGCGGCCAGGTCCAGGGTGATGGTCAGCGTCGGGGCGGGCCGGGGCCGGGGCGGCCCGGGCCGGTCGGAGCGGCCCGGCGGGTGCGGGCGCGAGGTGATGGCGACGACGGACATCGGTGCCTCCTGAGATGACGGGTCGTCCGCCACGCCCGGTGGAGCGTGGCGGTCAGCGCGGCGCCCGGCCGGCGGTCACCGGGGGCGCGGTGGCCGGGGAGCCGGCCGGCGGGGTCGGGCCGAGCGCGGGCAGGCCGGCGATGCGCCAGGCGACGAAGCCGCCGACCACGTCGGTGGCCCGGTGCAGGCCGAGGTCCTGCAACGCGGCGGCGGCCAGTGAGGACGTGTAGCCCTCCTGACAGATCACGACGACCGGCAGGTCGTAGCCGACCGCGTGGGGCAGCCGGGCCGGGCAGCGCGGGTCGAGCCGCCACTCCAACACGTTGCGCTCGATGGCCAGCGCGCCCGGCACGGTGCCGTGCGCGGCCCGCTGGGCGGCCGGCCGGATGTCGACCAGCAGGGCCCCGGCACGGTACGCCAGGTGCGCCGCCTCGGGGTCGAGCCGGCGCAGCCGGGCGCGGGCGGCGGCGAGGATCTCGTCGATGCCCCGGGATCCCGGTGGTGGCACCGGCGGGCTGTCGGTACTCGGGTGGTGCTGCTGCGGCATCCTCGCGGTCCTTCCAGGAACGAGCCGGCGGGTGGGTGTGGGGGCGGTGGGGGTCACCAGGCGACGCCGGCCTCGGCCACGTCGGCGACCCGCAGCCGGCCGGCGTCGAGCCGGTAGCGGGTCATCCGGCGCAGCGCGGGCCGGTAGACGTGGACGCTGACCGCGGGCTGGTGGGCGCGGTTGGTCACCACGTGCACGTGCCGCGGGCCGAACCGTCGCCCGGTCCCGGCGGCGAGGCGATGCCGGCGCAGCCGGGCACCGGACACCGTCTCCTCGGTGAGTTCACCGGCGACGACCAGGAAGGCGCCCGAGGAGCCGCCGTGGTCGTGCAGGTCGGTGCCCTGGCCGGGGAGCCAGCTCAACGCCCAGACCTCGTGCGTGTCGGTGCCGGCGAGCCGGGCGTACCAGCGCT comes from Micromonospora purpureochromogenes and encodes:
- a CDS encoding winged helix-turn-helix domain-containing protein, whose amino-acid sequence is MADDPSSQEAPMSVVAITSRPHPPGRSDRPGPPRPRPAPTLTITLDLAAAPLTPRLARLVDLLGELAEAGEGVVRLAEPVPVRAVPAVPAPAPADQHPDTLRILAGSRVVRQGDREIPLTRIEFDLLLFLAEHPHRVFTRLQLLGSVWGYEHAVARTVDVHVRRLRAKLGADTPLVTTVYGVGYRLADETRVRVDRFR
- a CDS encoding rhodanese-like domain-containing protein; the protein is MPQQHHPSTDSPPVPPPGSRGIDEILAAARARLRRLDPEAAHLAYRAGALLVDIRPAAQRAAHGTVPGALAIERNVLEWRLDPRCPARLPHAVGYDLPVVVICQEGYTSSLAAAALQDLGLHRATDVVGGFVAWRIAGLPALGPTPPAGSPATAPPVTAGRAPR
- a CDS encoding cysteine dioxygenase; protein product: MTDPHTDLLAVAASYADPAGWPVPLRFDPVERWYARLAGTDTHEVWALSWLPGQGTDLHDHGGSSGAFLVVAGELTEETVSGARLRRHRLAAGTGRRFGPRHVHVVTNRAHQPAVSVHVYRPALRRMTRYRLDAGRLRVADVAEAGVAW